The Glycine soja cultivar W05 chromosome 6, ASM419377v2, whole genome shotgun sequence genome has a window encoding:
- the LOC114417215 gene encoding tetraspanin-19-like, with protein sequence MVRVLRSCIQSILKLVNSVIGMAGLAMILYSAWMIRVWQRKMGELPFGHDSDYPPPWFIYMFLGLGVAFCVITCLGHVAAETANGCCLYLYMVFVVLLIMLEAAVTVDVFVNQDWEKDFPKDPSGSFDQFKNFIRSNYEMCKWVGLSLVSVQGLSLLLAMILKALGPHQYYDSDDEYAPDRVPLLRNAPPHYVVVDPGYVHGIDAWRRQDK encoded by the exons ATGGTGAGGGTGTTGAGAAGCTGCATTCAATCGATTTTGAAGCTGGTGAACTCGGTGATTGGGATGGCGGGGCTTGCCATGATTCTGTACTCTGCATGGATGATTAGGGTTTGGCAGAGGAAGATGGGCGAACTTCCCTTTGGTCACGATTCTGATTACCCACCTCCGTG GTTCATTTACATGTTTCTTGGCCTTGGAGTTGCTTTCTGTGTAATCACTTGTTTAGGTCATGTTGCTGCAGAAACTGCTAATGGCTGTTGCCTATATTTG TATATGGTATTTGTGGTTTTGCTTATCATGCTGGAAGCTGCAGTAACTGTTGATGTATTTGTAAACCAGGACTGGGAGAAG GACTTCCCAAAAGACCCCTCCGGGAGTTTTGATCAGTTCAAGAATTTTATCAGGTCAAATTATGAGATGTGCAAATGGGTAGGCCTGTCACTTGTTTCTGTACAG GGACTCTCTTTATTATTGGCAATGATACTCAAAGCACTAGGGCCACATCAATATTATGACAGTGATGATGAATATGCTCCTGACAGGGTGCCACTCTTGAGAAATGCTCCGCCTCATTATGTTGTTGTTGATCCAGGATATGTGCATGGAATTGATGCATGGAGGAGacaag ACAAATAG